In one Nicotiana sylvestris chromosome 8, ASM39365v2, whole genome shotgun sequence genomic region, the following are encoded:
- the LOC104231145 gene encoding proteinase inhibitor I-A, giving the protein MVKFAHVVAFLLLASLIQPLTARDLEINVLQLDVSQSGCPGVTKERWPELLGTPAKFAMQIIQKENPKLTNVQTILNGGPVTEDLRCNRVRLFVNVLDFIVQTPQIG; this is encoded by the exons ATGGTGAAGTTTGCTCACGTCGTTGCTTTCTTGCTTCTTGCATCAC TTATTCAACCCCTCACTGCTCGAGATTTGGAAATCAATGTCTTGCAACTTGATGTGTCTCAGTCTGGTTGCCCAG GAGTGACAAAGGAAAGATGGCCAGAACTTCTTGGGACACCAGCTAAGTTTGCTATGCAAATAATTCAGAAGGAAAATCCAAAACTAACTAATGTTCAAACTATACTGAATGGTGGTCCTGTTACAGAAGATTTAAGATGTAATCGTGTTCGTCTTTTTGTTAATGTATTGGACTTTATTGTACAAACTCCCCAGATTGGTTAA
- the LOC104231144 gene encoding osmotin, which translates to MSNNMGNLRSSFVFFLLALVTYTYAATIEVRNNCPYTVWAASTPIGGGRRLDRGQTWVINAPRGTKMARVWGRTNCNFNAAGRGTCQTGDCGGVLQCTGWGKPPNTLAEYALDQFSGLDFWDISLVDGFNIPMTFAPTNPSGGKCHAIHCTANINGECPRELRVPGGCNNPCTTFGGQQYCCTQGPCGPTFFSKFFKQRCPDAYSYPQDDPTSTFTCPGGSTNYRVIFCPNGQAHPNFPLEMPGSDEVAK; encoded by the coding sequence ATGTCCAACAACATGGGCAACTTGAGatcttcttttgttttcttcCTCCTTGCCTTAGTGACTTATACTTATGCTGCCACTATCGAGGTCCGAAACAACTGTCCGTACACCGTTTGGGCGGCGTCGACCCCCATAGGCGGTGGCCGGCGTCTCGATCGAGGCCAAACTTGGGTGATCAATGCGCCACGAGGTACAAAAATGGCACGTGTATGGGGTCGTACTAATTGTAACTTCAATGCTGCTGGTAGGGGTACGTGCCAAACCGGTGACTGTGGTGGAGTCCTACAGTGCACCGGGTGGGGTAAACCACCAAACACCTTGGCTGAATACGCTTTGGACCAATTCAGTGGTTTAGATTTCTGGGACATTTCTTTAGTTGATGGATTCAACATTCCGATGACTTTCGCCCCGACTAACCCTAGTGGAGGGAAATGCCATGCAATTCATTGTACGGCTAATATAAACGGTGAATGTCCCCGCGAACTTAGGGTTCCCGGAGGATGTAATAACCCTTGTACTACATTCGGAGGACAACAATATTGTTGCACACAAGGACCTTGTGGTCCtacatttttctcaaaatttttcaaacaaagatgCCCTGATGCCTATAGCTACCCACAAGATGATCCTACTAGCACTTTTACTTGCCCTGGTGGTAGTACAAATTATAGGGTTATCTTTTGTCCTAATGGTCAAGCTCACCCAAATTTTCCCTTGGAAATGCCTGGAAGTGATGAAGTGGCTAAGTAG